One region of Mangifera indica cultivar Alphonso chromosome 3, CATAS_Mindica_2.1, whole genome shotgun sequence genomic DNA includes:
- the LOC123211470 gene encoding probable serine/threonine-protein kinase cdc7, with translation MLNHQLTTESSSEKAWHVLALLLSLGRPAPLAEISSRCTLFHATPDLIHSLCQIPYSPISLTKDFSVTPSVSAFMSFTEFVAKNIVLLDSLKHRILYGSCSDNFLHVLYRKRKRYPFDDSDDSEVFFPKRIRNTSAKVFHQITDGASGSIPSGMSIMLNQVMPESPLFFKLSSEQLSLKLKEVGKVEGEADKNICAQRIVPKRLMISGSNLELDLPSKSFCDRHLHQSISVSALYCPEDASKAASIAAIECERSTEGKEEKHLVELDSLKRKETVYLELDTALIDIPLDKESNETNSLISGGTELNLDKDPIAVNVNDRAIPSATKLPVANKLLRIPLSKIHRVEINSKQQALNKSLGRPKALNTPKDQLHCKRDLVSVGVGLKATQNQNGIHIKDHKGNPTSLSSKDQAKPKVLPNFESFIVEEEEGSGGYGTVYRARRKSDGTIVAIKCPHASANKHHVNNELRMLERFGGKNFIIKYQGCFKSGDSDCFVLEHVKHDRPEVLKKEIDISEIQWYGYCMFRALASLHKQGIVHRDVKPGNFLFSRKAIKGYLIDFNLALDLYHKYGIINKSKVGYDVSLNHVTLPSVKYMPPVNSRKVPSAKPLAAVKQEATKGSNSTLAHKNLKRKSAGQTKACNDLGSWSVINSQGADGSGVTSVKDVNSTKTPSAERLREPLPCHGRKELISLLKQAIQSPNDQASHFPAPKRKRVAALPGKPDRELVYLTPMPLHSSGIAVAGAGLRNKGNDKNKKEGPCAGTKGFRAPEVLFRSQHQGPKVDIWSAGVTLLYLMIGRAPFVGDPEQNIKDIVKLKGSEDLWEVAKLHNRESSFPEDLYDTESLAPMNLRDWCEMNTKRRDFLKVIPSSLFDLVDKCLAVNPRLRLSAEDALKHEFFAPCHESLKKHKLLRQGLAPDNTTTHESQKQIVAGPVKSSR, from the exons ATGCTAAATCACCAACTCACCACCGAGTCATCATCGGAAAAGGCATGGCACGTCCTGGCTCTCCTACTCTCCCTTGGCCGACCGGCCCCGCTTGCAGAAATCTCTTCCCGATGCACGCTCTTCCACGCAACTCCCGACCTTATCCACTCACTCTGTCAAATTCCTTACTCTCCCATTTCACTTACGAAGGATTTCTCTGTCACTCCCTCTGTATCCGCCTTCATGTCTTTCACCGAATTCGTTGCCAAAAATATTGTTCTTCTAGATTCGCTCAAGCATCGGATTCTCTATGGGTCCTGCTCCGACAACTTCTTGCACGTGCTTTATAGGAAGCGAAAACGATATCCATTTGACGATTCTGATGACAGTGaag TATTTTTTCCTAAGAGAATTCGAAATACTTCTGCTAAG gtatttcatcaaataactGATGGTGCCAGCGGGAGCATACCAAGTGGCATGTCAATCATGTTAAATCAAGTGATGCCTGAGTCtcccttattttttaaactcagTTCTGAGCAGTTAAGTTTAAAGCTTAAGGAAGTTGGAAAAGTCGAGGGTGAAGCAGATAAGAATATATGTGCACAAAGGATAGTGCCAAAAAGGTTAATGATTAGTGGGTCTAACTTGGAATTGGATCTTCCAAGTAAATCGTTTTGTGATAGGCATTTGCATCAAAGCATAAGTGTTAGTGCTCTGTATTGTCCAGAAGATGCCAGTAAAGCTGCAAGTATTGCAGCAATTGAATGTGAAAGAAGTACTGAAGGCAAGGAGGAAAAACATTTAGTTGAGTTAGATAgtctgaaaagaaaagaaacagtcTACCTGGAGTTAGATACTGCTCTGATTGATATCCCTCTTGATAAAGAATCCAATGAAACTAATAGTTTGATTTCTGGTGGTACTGAGCTAAATTTGGATAAGGATCCAATTGCTGTGAATGTGAATGACAGGGCTATCCCATCAGCAACAAAGCTTCCTGTTGCCAATAAGTTGTTGAGGATACCCTTGTCCAAGATTCACAGGgttgaaattaattcaaaacaACAGGCTCTCAACAAGTCCTTAGGGCGACCTAAGGCTTTAAACACTCCCAAAGATCAGCTCCACTGTAAAAGAGATTTGGTGTCAGTTGGTGTTGGCCTGAAGGCAACACAGAATCAAAATGGCATACATATTAAAGATCACAAGGGTAACCCCACCTCTCTTTCTTCGAAG GATCAGGCAAAGCCAAAAGTACTGCCTAACTTTGAATCATTTATTgtagaagaggaagaaggttcag GTGGCTACGGCACAGTTTACAGAGCACGGAGGAAGAGTGATGGAACTATAGTTGCTATTAAAT GCCCTCATGCAAGCGCCAATAAACACCATGTTAACAATGAATTGAGAATGCTGGAGCGGTTTGG ggggaaaaattttataattaaatatcaggGCTGTTTTAAGAGTGGAGATTCAGATTGCTTTGTTCTAGAGCATGTTAAGCATGACAGACCTGAG GTTCTGAAAAAGGAGATAGATATATCTGAGATACAGTGGTATGGCTACTGTATGTTCCGAGCACTTGCAAGTTTACATAAGCAG GGAATAGTTCACAGAGATGTTAAGCCTGGCAATTTCCTTTTCTCTCGTAAGGCAATTAAAGGTTATCTTATTGATTTCAATCTTGCATTG GATCTGTATCATAAGTATGGAATTATAA ACAAATCAAAGGTGGGGTATGATGTAAGCTTAAATCATGTTACTCTTCCTAGTGTCAAATACATGCCTCCTGTTAATAGTAGGAAGGTTCCAAGTGCAAAACCTTTGGCTGCAGTCAAACAAGAGGCAACCAAGGGCTCCAATTCTACTTTAGcacataaaaatttgaagagaaagtCTGCAGGACAAACAAAAGCCTGTAACGACCTGGGTAGTTGGAGCGTGATCAACAGTCAAGGTGCAGATGGCTCAGGGGTAACCTCTGTTAAAGATGTGAATAGCACTAAGACTCCATCTGCGGAAAGGTTGAGAGAACCTTTGCCATGCCATGGTAGGAAGGAGCTCATCAGCCTACTAAAGCAAGCAATACAGAGTCCGAATGATCAAGCATCACATTTTCCAGCTCCTAAGAGAAAGCGGGTTGCTGCCCTTCCTGGAAAACCAGATAGAGAGCTTGTATATCTTACTCCAATGCCTCTGCACTCAAGTGGAATTGCTGTTGCTGGAGCTGGCTTGAGGAATAAAG GAAATGATAAGAACAAGAAAGAAGGTCCTTGTGCTGGAACGAAAGGATTTCGAGCTCCAGAG GTCTTGTTTAGATCTCAACATCAAGGCCCCAAAGTTGATATCTGGTCCGCCGGGGTCACCTTACTCTACCTAATGATTGGAAGAGCACCGTTTGTCGGCGATCCTGAACA GAACATAAAGGATATTGTAAAATTGAAGGGTAGTGAAGATCTGTGGGAAGTTGCTAAATTACACAACCGAGAATCGTCATTCCCTGAG GACCTCTATGATACAGAGTCTTTGGCACCAATGAACCTACGAGACTGGTGTGAAATGAACACAAAGAGAAGAGACTTTCTTAAAGTAATCCCAAGTTCACTTTTTGATTTAGTGGACAAGTGCTTGGCGGTGAACCCAAGATTGAGGCTGAGTGCAGAAGATGCTCTCAAACACGAGTTCTTTGCTCCATGTCACGAAAGCCTGAAGAAGCACAAGTTGCTGAGGCAGGGGCTCGCCCCTGACAACACAACTACCCATGAATCACAAAAACAAATCGTTGCAGGGCCTGTGAAGTCTTCTCGATAG
- the LOC123211478 gene encoding vesicle-associated protein 2-1-like isoform X1 yields the protein MATGGGNQMISVHPDELKFIFELEKQSFCDLKALNNTEHHVAFKVKTTSPKKYFVRPNTGVIQPWDSCVIRVTLQAQHEAPLHMQCKDKFLLQSAIVLPNTDVDELPPDTFNKDSGETIEECKLRVVYIPPTTAQGNLEDKALENSTQSSDANLTLQHLKEERDVALRQTQQLQQDLDMMKKRPKNNLGFSLMFAGFVGLIGFMVGFFLNHLLSSPPTTE from the exons ATGGCTACCGGTGGTGGTAATCAGATGATCTCTGTTCATCCAGATGAGCTCAAGTTCATTT TTGAACTAGAAAAACAAAGCTTCTGTGATCTTAAAGCTTTGAACAACACAGAACATCACGTGGCTTTCAAG GTCAAAACCACTTCACCTAAGAAGTACTTTGTAAGACCCAACACTGGTGTGATACAGCCTTGGGATTCTTGTGTTATCAGAG TTACCCTCCAAGCTCAACATGAAGCTCCTTTACATATGCAATGCAAAGACAAATTTCTCTTGCAGAGTGCAATTGTGCTTCCAAATACTGATGTTGATGAGCTTCCTCCAGATACA TTTAATAAGGACAGTGGAGAGACAATAGAGGAGTGCAAGCTTAGGGTTGTTTATATTCCTCCTACTACAGCTCAAGGGAACTTAGAAGATAAAGCCTTAGAGAACTCCACACAGAGTTCTGATGCAAACTTg ACTTTACAACACCTGAAGGAAGAAAGAGATGTTGCACTTCGACAAACACAACAACTACAACAGGATTTG GACATGATGAAGAAAAGACCGAAAAATAATTTGGGCTTCTCTTTGATGTTTGCTGGTTTTGTTGGACTGATTGGATTCATGGTGGGATTCTTCTTGAACCATTTATTGTCTTCACCGCCCACCACAGAATGA
- the LOC123211478 gene encoding vesicle-associated protein 2-1-like isoform X2: MATGGGNQMISVHPDELKFIFELEKQSFCDLKALNNTEHHVAFKVKTTSPKKYFVRPNTGVIQPWDSCVIRVTLQAQHEAPLHMQCKDKFLLQSAIVLPNTDVDELPPDTFNKDSGETIEECKLRVVYIPPTTAQGNLEDKALENSTQSSDANLDMMKKRPKNNLGFSLMFAGFVGLIGFMVGFFLNHLLSSPPTTE; this comes from the exons ATGGCTACCGGTGGTGGTAATCAGATGATCTCTGTTCATCCAGATGAGCTCAAGTTCATTT TTGAACTAGAAAAACAAAGCTTCTGTGATCTTAAAGCTTTGAACAACACAGAACATCACGTGGCTTTCAAG GTCAAAACCACTTCACCTAAGAAGTACTTTGTAAGACCCAACACTGGTGTGATACAGCCTTGGGATTCTTGTGTTATCAGAG TTACCCTCCAAGCTCAACATGAAGCTCCTTTACATATGCAATGCAAAGACAAATTTCTCTTGCAGAGTGCAATTGTGCTTCCAAATACTGATGTTGATGAGCTTCCTCCAGATACA TTTAATAAGGACAGTGGAGAGACAATAGAGGAGTGCAAGCTTAGGGTTGTTTATATTCCTCCTACTACAGCTCAAGGGAACTTAGAAGATAAAGCCTTAGAGAACTCCACACAGAGTTCTGATGCAAACTTg GACATGATGAAGAAAAGACCGAAAAATAATTTGGGCTTCTCTTTGATGTTTGCTGGTTTTGTTGGACTGATTGGATTCATGGTGGGATTCTTCTTGAACCATTTATTGTCTTCACCGCCCACCACAGAATGA
- the LOC123211478 gene encoding vesicle-associated protein 2-1-like isoform X3, protein MATGGGNQMISVHPDELKFIFELEKQSFCDLKALNNTEHHVAFKVKTTSPKKYFVRPNTGVIQPWDSCVIRVTLQAQHEAPLHMQCKDKFLLQSAIVLPNTDVDELPPDTFNKDSGETIEECKLRVVYIPPTTAQGNLEDKALENSTQSSDANLVHVNHKKGKVGQLCSNDEVGQLCSHDKWKSGD, encoded by the exons ATGGCTACCGGTGGTGGTAATCAGATGATCTCTGTTCATCCAGATGAGCTCAAGTTCATTT TTGAACTAGAAAAACAAAGCTTCTGTGATCTTAAAGCTTTGAACAACACAGAACATCACGTGGCTTTCAAG GTCAAAACCACTTCACCTAAGAAGTACTTTGTAAGACCCAACACTGGTGTGATACAGCCTTGGGATTCTTGTGTTATCAGAG TTACCCTCCAAGCTCAACATGAAGCTCCTTTACATATGCAATGCAAAGACAAATTTCTCTTGCAGAGTGCAATTGTGCTTCCAAATACTGATGTTGATGAGCTTCCTCCAGATACA TTTAATAAGGACAGTGGAGAGACAATAGAGGAGTGCAAGCTTAGGGTTGTTTATATTCCTCCTACTACAGCTCAAGGGAACTTAGAAGATAAAGCCTTAGAGAACTCCACACAGAGTTCTGATGCAAACTTg GTTCATGTAAACCACAAGAAAGGGAAAGTAGGACAGTTATGCAGTAATGATGAAGTGGGGCAGTTATGCAGTCATGATAAGTGGAAGAGTGGAGATTAA
- the LOC123211971 gene encoding 50S ribosomal protein L19-1, chloroplastic → MGSQVLPLVLHMIPINSSQSLPSKKLGLSTVLSTGSYNVLRVSVSRVLARPVGWNLGLFVNAPMRSSFAVEAESNEAEASESVEEKEGDVVEVEGDIEEAETEAEEEVKAPRKPIVKLGDIMGILNKRAIEASEKERPIPDIRTGDVVEIKLEVPENRRRLSIYKGIVMSRQNAGIHTTIRIRRIVAGIGVEIVFPIYSPNIKEIKVVSHRKVRRARLYYLRDKLPRLSTFK, encoded by the exons ATGGGCTCCCAAGTTCTTCCGCTG GTTTTGCATATGATCCCGATAAATTCTTCTCAATCTCTCCCTTCAAAGAAGCTAGGGCTTTCCACTGTTCTTTCTACTGGGTCCTACAATGTTCTTAGAGTTTCTGTGTCTAGAGTTTTGGCGAGGCCAGTTGGGTGGAATCTAGGCTTGTTTGTAAATGCACCAATGAGAAGTAGCTTTGCGGTGGAGGCGGAGTCTAATGAAGCGGAAGCAAGTGAAAGTGTTGAAGAGAAGGAAGGCGACGTTGTTGAAGTGGAAGGTGATATTGAAGAAGCCGAAACCGAGGCCGAGGAAGAAGTGAAAGCACCGAGAAAGCCCATTGTTAAGCTCGGAGATATAATGGGG ATATTGAATAAGAGGGCAATTGAAGCATCTGAGAAGGAAAGACCAATTCCAGATATTAGAACGGGTGATGTTGTTGAGATTAAAttg GAAGTTCCTGAAAACAGGCGTAGGTTGTCCATTTACAAAGGGATTGTAATGTCAAGACAAAATGCTGGTATCCACACTACAATTCGAATCCGTAGGATTGTTGCTGGTATAGGTGTCGAGATTGTATTCCCTAT TTACTCACCAAACATAAAGGAGATAAAAGTCGTCAGCCACCGGAAAGTCAGGAGGGCACGGCTTTACTATCTGAGAGACAAGCTTCCTAGACTCTCCACTTTCAAATGA